The sequence GCTTTGGTgtgttgttgccttttttttgtgctgaaaatTTGCTCTGTTCTCCTGCAGGTGTGATGGTAAGAAGGTGTGTGAAGTAAGCACAAGTATCTTTTCAACTGATCCCTGCAGTGACACGTTCAAATACCTGGAGACCACCTACACCTGCGTGGCAGCAAGTCAGTCACATGTCTGCACGAAACTAACAGTAGATTCAATAAGTTTGATGACTGCTCTCATTAATCTGATTCCTGTTATTTTGACAGCTCACCTCATAACATGTGAGCACTCTATGGCACACCTGCAGTGTGGTAAGATCATATTTTACATTCGTGTCATACACTTAGATACATTTCTCTTGTTCCTTGGATCAGTTGGCTTTCAAAAATAGCATTAGCTACAAATGTCTGaaccaatttttttttatctccacCTCTTCAgcatttcctcttctttttgcAGGTGATGGGCAGGTTATATTTGTTCATGGTGCTGACTTTGGACGTCATGATCGGACTACATGTGCTTACAAGCAGCCTTCTGCTCACCTCGAGGATGTCAACTGTTCACACCCCACCAGCAAAGTTGCTGACAGGTACAAACCAAATGTTTCAGATGTCATTCATAGCACAAATGTAAGAAGAATGTATGTATATGAATACAGTGGGGTCCAAAAGCCTGAGACCATGTTCCCTTTCAATTGAACTCATTATTGTATTGTAGGCGTAATTATAAAAGGATGAGATTTCCCAATAATCAAtaattctgaaataaaatatttttagattttttttaaagaatctcTTATTTACGAATTGGTCAACAAAACCATTAAAAGGTTACAAGAGATGCCATATTTTATCTGCTCCGGTACACAGTTACTCATGTCAGTCTGCATCCACAGGTGTAATGGGAAAAACAACTGCACTGTGAGAGCAAGCAGCTCAGTGTTGGGCGACTCCTGTGATGGTACTTACAAGTACCTGGAGCTGGCTTACACATGTCAGAGTAAGTAGCTCAAGATCCACACAGTGTTCTTAACATGTAGCCTCTGTCAATCTAAAATGCACATGTTATGTAGTAAGGAtgtatttgttcttttatttgttttgtttgtttgtttgtttttttcaattttatgcagtaaaataagaaaatgaacaatTGTTGGAGATAAACTAACACAACATTTTGTGTTGTTAgtaaaaatctgttaaaatctGAGTTCAAATCTTTCATCTGTTCTTTTGCAGATCCTGTTGCTGCGTAAAAGGAGGAAATAGTATAgatacactgaataaaatacatttgattaaCTTTGGCTGATTTGATTGATTAGAAAAAAGGTTGTGTTCCTTTATGATTATGAGTAATGGCTCAAGAAATGTGAAGAACAGCCAAGCTTTGGTCACACAAATATTATCATACACTGTTTTAATTTCTTGGCCTGAATAAGAGACAATATTTTCTCCGGAAATTTAAGTTAGTTGATCTTGTTGGGACATCTTCAGTCCTAAACCCTGAGATTATgagggaaaaaagggagaaaaaaagagcaaggaCAAATAATTCCATGTATTTTCCACGCAGAAATGAGAGAAGCAAACCAAAATCTCAACAAGAGTATTTACAAAGTGCATTGCTTTTACTGTATATAAGGCATCAGTATTCAGTAATACTGGTCTGTTGAAATATAGAccaaccccaccaccacccaccacccctAGATTACAGCACCATTTTACAGAGGAGGTACTTGATAAATTGTCCCATCACATCAGTAACTCATCAGCTCCATTTACTTATTTCAGTGCATCAATTCTGTACACATGAATCACTACATTTCTACCTACAGCTTAATGATTTGTGCAACATTCTCACTATGAACTGAGATATACTTCTGGTTTTCAACActatcacattttctttgaaatcctttaaatgtattttacaggaTACCAGATTTTCTATCAGGCAGCATCTGTACTTTTTCTTAAACTTAAATCTTACTGAGGACTCCCATGCAGATACACaggtaaatacatttttgtaatatgGTGAATTATATCAAGATCAAGGTCATCAGTTGtgtaattttctgtttgttcccCCCAACATTGAAGCCAACATGAAGGGCTGTTTCTGTGGAGTGTTATCAGTGATATTTGGCGAGTTGGACTCTACACATTGGGGAAGTTCTCATCAGTTCATGAAGTACACTGTCCTGAGATTGTTATTATTTAACTACAGTATCAAGACTTGGGACACGAGGTAGCTGAggacaaacaaagacaagaacTTTGATTTGGATGTTGTCTCCTTTGTGCCAGTCAATGCCAAAGAAGTGGCACCATTAAAGAAGAGCCTGGAGTTCACGACCTTCAGCAGGACCTCCACTGGGTAGTGGTCACTGACCTCAAGCGCCTGACCACAGAAGAAACAGTTTTCAAACCTCAGCACACATTTAGTAAGACTAAGGGGATATTATAGAGCTTACACAGAGCAGGATTGAGGGTTTTATTTGGGGTTTCTGCATATTCTGCATATTCTCAatcacacatagacacacacagcccGTTACCTGCTCCTCTGTGAGTCCGTATTCCCTTTGGAAGTCAAATGGTTTGGCTGAAAGAGGCACAATTTCTCTGGCAAATTTCTCCCCATGCACAACGATCCTGTTGTAACACACAGAATGGACAGACCCAAACTTTACTGATGTGTACTCATCATATGAGGGCATGTGCAAGAGTTAAGGCCCGGTCACACCAAATTTTAAAACAGCATAAGAGTTACAGGGATTAAAGGTTTTGCTCACTGGGCCCAGGTAAATGACACCAATCTTGTCACACCAAGATCAAGCTCTCAGCAGCAGGTACCTGGACGAGCATTATGACTGACAGCTCCCAAACAGCTCACTGAGAATTgttctaacattttataaaccTGATCCTCATCAATCAGCAGTGAACACTGTGACTGGTGAGAGGCATACCAGGAGCAGTATGTGTTTATAGGTGAGCTGACCTGTCTGCTGAGACAGATAGAGAACAGGCAGTAATGTTtaagttgtgttgtgtttgtctctcattGTCATTGGCATAGCTTTCAGGCCAGCTGATTCATTCTCTCCTCTACACTGCCTGCTGATACTGTGGTTATGGGTTCCATCCACACTAGTCTCATAGAAATTTGGCACAACATACTCATTGCACACAGGGACAAACTAACAGCCACAGTGACAGCGCACTAGATACATCATCCTTCAGTTAGATCATTGGGACCTAATCAATAGATGTGTGATACTGAAATGCTCATAGACTGTAGTAAAAACTTCCTGTAATGACCAGTCCTTAAGGAGTGTGAGTTCACCTGTCATAGGTGCAGGAGGTGGTCGATCGCACAGTGGTGTCTATTTCATCTTCAATGAGCCAGGTAAGGCTCTTCTCTGTAATCAGGCGCACATGCTTCCTGTTCTTCTTAGCGAGGTAACCACAGTCAGCGTTGAAATCTCCAAGAAGCATCACATTCTgttcacatatacacatacacaacaacacCCACGGTTAGACGACAAAATCGTAACTGAAACTGGTTTCCATTAACATTCAGCAATATAAGCTTTTACCTCAGTTTTCCACATctttttaacatgttgcaaaacATCATACAGTGCATCAAGTTCCTTAGTGGTGTTGGTTGGAGTGGTGTGCTGAGGTATGAGGACAAACTCCTTTATAACTGAATACATAGATGgggtgggagagaggaagaatgcAGGTGTTTATATGCCTAAACAGCTCCATGGATCGATTTTTTTTAGATTGGGAACCTGAGTGTTGGAGAACTGACCTGCCTTTGGGGCTTTGAAGCGGACAACAAAAGGCTCTCTGGAGAAAGCATCAACATCTCCTGGTCGATCGTCAGGATACTGATACTGGCCAGTGACTGTCACTGTATCAGTCCTGCACACATTCAGAGTACAACCTACACATTACTGTCTGTCCTTAAAGTTTTAATAACTTTCTTGTACATCATTCTGCAAAGTGGCACaaatgtagacacacacacacaaacacagttcagctcacctgtaaacaaacacatactgcTCCTGGTATGATTCAGACCTGCCCAGCCTCTCACTGGCCACAGCATCATACTTATGTTTACTGTCATAGCTGAATATTGAagggacacagacagagaagaggatACATTGTTAGTACTACTGTTTGAGtcagctgtgtctctgtgtgaagaACAGTCAGGAATGacggttgtgtgtgtgtgtgtgtgtgtgtgtgtgtgtgtgtgtgcgtgtgagcaAGTGATTAGTTACCTGTTAAGGCTTGCAAGCAACTTTGGTAAAGCTTTTTCTTTACTGTCTCTCACTTCCtgaagcaaacacacatcacagcgAGTGATGATCTGGAACAGAAATCACAGCAGTGACAAGGTGATTTGCATTGTAACACATAGAAACAAATCACAGAGGAGAGTGAAAGAAGATtcagatttctgtctgttttttgcgTTTTAGTGATAACAGCtcacaaatgacatttttggtacTAATAAAATTCTAACTGGGTAAGTACAAATTGCTCTAAGAGAGTGTTGCATTTTGGGTATGAGGATTGTACCTATACAACCTTGCTGCCAGTTTGTCCCAGTAGCCACACACAGGCTTGCAAGCAACTTTGGTAAAGCTTTTTCTTTACTGTCTCTCActtgcaacaaaaaaaatcccctgCAGCCCAAAAAGCATCTTCCCCATAGACAACCAGTGTAAAAAAGATGTTTGTAGAACAATTGATCAAACACCTCAAACTATGACCAAGGTCTAACTCCTGTTATGAAGTTTTAAGCCATAgtggttttatatttgtaaacCTTTCATCCAAAAAGGGGGTGAACAAGCTATTACGGCCTGTCACTACGCAGAGTGAAAAGAGATGAGTATGAACTGCTCTGTTATACAGCCCACACACCACAGACTTGTCTGTTGTCCAGTAATGCTCAGTAAAGAATTTGTATTTGGCCCCTGAATTGTTCATGAGCTGATCATGACCCATAACTACAGCTATAAAGGTAAAACATTCCCCCTAGCTTAGCctaatattttgtttctcaGCAACAAGCGTGAACACAAAATTAACAATATTACTTTgcaatatttcatttctgtaataaaaaatctgaaagaaaTAACAGTGTAAATAGTCTTATTGTTAATATCACCAGTTGTCCCATTACTGTTCCCTGTACTTACAGAATAGATGCTCCTCTTAAGTCATCTAAGTTTGTACTTACTTATATACACAGAGAGTATTTTATTGACACCCTGTACACCAGGTAATTACACAGTAATTTGAGGGCTGAAATCTAAAAGGAAATAATTACAAACACTCGCCACCGATGTTTAAGACAGAGGTCAAATATCAAAGTATCTCAGTCAAATCCATCTGTCTTTGTCCTACCCTGGTAAGAATCTGCATGACCTCTGTCTTCTTGGCCTTGGAATCCCCAAAGTGTTGGAGGTTGAAGGCACAGACTCTGAAGTCTGATCCTCCTTTAGCCTCCCTCACACTCATGAGGAAGGGGAGTAGGAGGAGGAAAGACGACCTCATGGCACAGAGCTGCAAGAAACAGTAACCTCTGGgggtgaaaacagaaacatccagTGTCAACACAAGaactgcaggagcagcagtaaCTGTAAATACAATGTGGACTGCACGTATTACATAAATGTAAACAAGAGCTCGTGTTCCATCAGATAAGCCATGTGAGACAAAAATACAAGTCAGCTCAGGAGAATTACAGGCCTGACCCCAGACCTGTCACTCAATACACActccattcacacaccaatATTCATTCTAGGTGTGCACCAATACCAAGTACCCggtatcggcaagtactcagatTGAAGTATCGGTATCGTATCGAtttgaaaaaaagtggtatCGTTGCATCCCAAATTCATTCCATTCTTCATTCAGCTTTTCAGAACACCTATAAATACTTTTGATTTCCCTGTTCTGAGACCATGAACTTTCCCTAATAGCTCTTTATGCAGGTGTCTGCGTGAGTTTTCTAGCTTCTGGGTTTGTTTCCACATTGCACAGCTGCCACACAAGCAAATCCTCATGCATTCCTGCTCAGTCCACAGACTTTTCAGTGAGAGACCCTGGAAAAGTTTAAACTGAAAGAGTAAAAACTCAACAGCAAGGTGTACTGGGTCAAATTCTTACATCCAGGGTGAGCATGACACTGTTATCTGACAGATCAACACTCTTTGTGGCCGAAGGCGGCAATAGTGACCTGTGACCTAACAGTAAAATCAACTTAGCTTGTGATTGTGATAGCTTTTAAACTATCTAGCAAGTCTGATGTCTAGGTGTTGCAACAAGGAAACAGATCACCCAATCGACCAATAGTGTAAGCCTCACCTCTGTTTAACCACTAACTAACCACTGTTTACTGAGGGgtcagtcctctctgtctcagtggcTGAGGCATAATAACCTGATGAAGTCAGAAAAAACCTCTTTTGACCtgctttaaatgtcattttcatggttatgttttaatctttaatcttcTGGTAAACGCAGCTGTCATAAAAAAGGCCACTCACTGCTACTGTCATAAAAAAGGCCACTCACTGCTATCACTTCCTCTATTAGcccaccacacagacacactcaaacatacaaGAGAGTCATTGATACCACACACAGTCGCGCATAAAATCTCTACCACTCATCAGCGTGAACATGTGGACCTGTGGCAGATCGAGGGTCAGGAGAGGCTTCAAATGCTGTTCACATTCAGTGTCAGGGGTAATACAAACATGACGTCACTCAGGGGCTGTGGGTTTTACAGCTGCTATTCACACTTCTGTTTTCCAGCGGCACACATGACAGGT is a genomic window of Lates calcarifer isolate ASB-BC8 unplaced genomic scaffold, TLL_Latcal_v3 _unitig_1227_quiver_2674, whole genome shotgun sequence containing:
- the LOC108887406 gene encoding L-rhamnose-binding lectin SML, which encodes MQPVELEPAGSGSSLCKLSNEYILSVCVPATVSLTGSSKNMIRFSTSLLLAATCLLLSTGVSAEKATTCGAHVHRLSCDTGVISVQTAMYGRADAETCSGGKTPEEIANTQCSLQGAVDTLKARCDGKKVCEVSTSIFSTDPCSDTFKYLETTYTCVAATHLITCEHSMAHLQCGDGQVIFVHGADFGRHDRTTCAYKQPSAHLEDVNCSHPTSKVADRCNGKNNCTVRASSSVLGDSCDGTYKYLELAYTCQNPVAA
- the LOC108887404 gene encoding deoxyribonuclease gamma, which translates into the protein MRSSFLLLLPFLMSVREAKGGSDFRVCAFNLQHFGDSKAKKTEVMQILTRIITRCDVCLLQEVRDSKEKALPKLLASLNSYDSKHKYDAVASERLGRSESYQEQYVFVYRTDTVTVTGQYQYPDDRPGDVDAFSREPFVVRFKAPKAVIKEFVLIPQHTTPTNTTKELDALYDVLQHVKKMWKTENVMLLGDFNADCGYLAKKNRKHVRLITEKSLTWLIEDEIDTTVRSTTSCTYDRIVVHGEKFAREIVPLSAKPFDFQREYGLTEEQALEVSDHYPVEVLLKVVNSRLFFNGATSLALTGTKETTSKSKFLSLFVLSYLVSQVLIL